One genomic region from Streptomyces sp. NBC_00457 encodes:
- the murD gene encoding UDP-N-acetylmuramoyl-L-alanine--D-glutamate ligase: protein MGSGQVTSSEPFEFQGKHVTVAGLGVSGVPAAKVLHGLGAHVTVVNDGDDARARAEAAELEALGVSVRLGDGATLPEGTDLIVTAPGWKPDKPLFVAAHEAGIDIWGDVELAWRLRGPDAAPWLAVTGTNGKTTTVQMLASILKAAGLRTAAVGNIGVSLLDAVLGEEQYDVLAVELSSYQLHWAPSLRAHSAAVLNLAPDHLDWHGSMEAYAADKGRIYEGNRVACVYNVADKATEDLVREADVEEGCRAVGFTLGTPGPSQLGVVDGILVDRAFVENRQKNAQALAEVSDVDPPAPHNIANALAAAALARAYGVPAAAVRDGLRAFTPDAHRIAHVADVDGVAYVDDSKATNTHAAQASLAAYDSIVWIAGGLAKGATFDELVAKSAERLRAVVLIGADRALIREALVRHAPEVPVVDLDRTDTGAMLAAVQEARRLAVAGDTVLLAPACASMDMFVNYNKRGDAFADAVRELGA, encoded by the coding sequence ATGGGCAGCGGACAAGTGACCTCCTCGGAGCCCTTCGAGTTTCAGGGCAAGCACGTCACCGTCGCCGGTCTTGGCGTCTCCGGCGTCCCGGCGGCCAAGGTCCTGCACGGCCTCGGCGCGCACGTCACCGTCGTCAACGACGGCGACGACGCACGCGCGCGTGCCGAGGCCGCGGAGTTGGAGGCGCTCGGTGTCAGCGTCCGCCTCGGCGACGGCGCGACCCTGCCCGAGGGCACCGACCTGATCGTCACCGCACCCGGCTGGAAGCCGGACAAGCCGCTGTTCGTGGCGGCACATGAAGCGGGCATCGACATCTGGGGCGATGTCGAACTCGCCTGGCGCCTGCGCGGCCCGGACGCAGCCCCCTGGCTCGCCGTCACCGGCACCAACGGCAAGACCACCACCGTCCAGATGCTCGCCTCGATCCTGAAGGCGGCGGGCCTGCGCACGGCCGCCGTCGGCAACATCGGCGTCTCCCTGCTGGACGCGGTGCTCGGCGAGGAGCAGTACGACGTCCTCGCGGTCGAACTCTCCAGTTACCAGCTCCACTGGGCGCCCTCCCTGCGCGCGCATTCGGCAGCCGTCCTCAACCTCGCCCCCGACCATCTCGACTGGCACGGCTCCATGGAGGCGTACGCCGCCGACAAAGGCCGTATCTACGAGGGCAATCGCGTCGCCTGTGTCTACAACGTCGCCGACAAAGCCACCGAGGACCTGGTGCGCGAGGCCGACGTCGAGGAGGGCTGCCGGGCCGTCGGCTTCACCCTCGGCACCCCCGGGCCCTCCCAACTCGGCGTCGTGGACGGCATCCTGGTCGACCGCGCCTTCGTCGAGAACCGGCAGAAGAACGCCCAGGCACTCGCCGAGGTCTCCGACGTCGACCCGCCGGCCCCGCACAACATCGCCAACGCCCTTGCCGCCGCCGCCCTCGCGCGCGCCTACGGCGTGCCGGCAGCGGCCGTACGGGACGGGCTGCGTGCCTTCACCCCGGACGCCCACCGCATCGCGCATGTCGCCGACGTGGACGGGGTGGCCTACGTCGACGACTCCAAGGCGACCAACACACACGCGGCCCAGGCCTCGTTGGCGGCGTACGACTCGATCGTCTGGATCGCGGGCGGTCTGGCGAAGGGCGCGACCTTCGACGAGCTGGTCGCCAAGTCTGCCGAGCGGCTGCGCGCGGTGGTGCTGATCGGCGCCGACCGTGCGCTGATCCGTGAAGCCCTGGTGCGACACGCGCCCGAGGTACCCGTCGTCGACCTCGACCGGACCGACACTGGGGCGATGCTCGCGGCGGTCCAGGAGGCGCGGCGACTCGCCGTTGCCGGAGACACGGTGCTGTTGGCACCCGCCTGTGCCTCCATGGACATGTTCGTCAACTACAACAAGCGTGGAGACGCGTTCGCGGACGCCGTTCGCGAACTCGGCGCCTGA
- the ftsW gene encoding putative lipid II flippase FtsW, whose translation MPGSRTGRPPVQRDVRRPAAARTPGENPVARLVTRTQKAWDRPLTAYYLILGGSLLITVLGLVMVYSASQITALQLSLPGSYFFRKQALAALLGAGLLFAASRMPVKLHRALAYPILAGAVFLMALVQVPGIGVAVNGNQNWISIAGPFQLQPSEFGKLALVLWGADLLARKQDKKLLSQWKHMLVPLVPVAFMLLGLIMLGGDMGTAIILTAILFGLLWLAGAPTRLFVGVLTGAAFVGAILIKTSPNRMARFACIGATEPGSGTADCWQAVHGIYALASGGLFGSGLGASVEKWGQLPEAHTDFIFAVTGEELGLAGTLSVLALFAALGYAGIRVAGRTEDPFVRYAAGGVTTWITAQAVINIGAVLGLLPIAGVPLPLFSYGGSALLPTMFAIGLLIAFARDEPAARAALSMRQPRFGRKRAGRPSGPGRWNTMRRRASAARSSGER comes from the coding sequence ATGCCCGGTAGCCGTACCGGGCGGCCGCCCGTGCAGCGGGACGTCCGCCGGCCCGCCGCCGCGCGGACCCCGGGCGAGAATCCCGTCGCTCGGCTGGTCACCCGTACCCAGAAGGCCTGGGACCGGCCGCTGACCGCGTACTACCTGATCCTCGGCGGCAGCCTGCTGATCACCGTGCTCGGCCTTGTGATGGTCTACTCGGCCTCCCAGATCACCGCGCTGCAGCTGTCGTTGCCGGGGTCGTACTTCTTCCGCAAGCAGGCCCTGGCCGCACTGCTCGGCGCCGGGCTGCTGTTCGCCGCCTCGCGGATGCCGGTCAAGCTGCACCGGGCGCTGGCCTACCCGATACTGGCGGGCGCCGTCTTCCTGATGGCCCTGGTGCAGGTGCCGGGGATAGGAGTGGCGGTCAACGGCAACCAGAACTGGATCTCCATCGCCGGTCCTTTCCAGCTTCAGCCCAGCGAGTTCGGCAAGCTCGCGCTGGTGCTGTGGGGCGCCGACCTGCTCGCCCGCAAACAGGACAAGAAGCTGCTCAGCCAGTGGAAGCACATGCTGGTGCCGCTCGTTCCGGTGGCGTTCATGCTGCTCGGGTTGATCATGCTCGGCGGCGACATGGGTACGGCGATCATCCTGACGGCGATTCTGTTCGGCCTGCTGTGGCTGGCCGGGGCGCCCACCAGGCTGTTCGTGGGCGTGCTGACGGGGGCGGCCTTCGTCGGCGCGATCCTGATCAAGACCAGCCCGAACCGTATGGCACGCTTCGCCTGCATCGGTGCCACCGAGCCCGGCAGCGGCACCGCCGACTGCTGGCAGGCCGTGCACGGCATCTACGCGCTCGCCTCCGGCGGACTCTTCGGTTCCGGACTCGGCGCGAGTGTGGAAAAATGGGGTCAACTGCCCGAAGCGCACACGGACTTCATCTTCGCCGTCACCGGTGAGGAACTGGGCCTGGCGGGGACGCTGTCGGTGCTCGCCCTGTTCGCGGCTCTAGGCTATGCGGGTATCCGCGTGGCCGGACGCACGGAGGACCCGTTCGTGAGGTATGCCGCGGGAGGCGTGACCACCTGGATCACCGCTCAGGCGGTGATCAACATCGGTGCGGTGCTCGGTCTGCTGCCGATCGCCGGTGTCCCTCTCCCGCTGTTCTCCTACGGAGGGTCCGCCCTGCTGCCGACCATGTTCGCCATCGGGCTGCTGATCGCCTTCGCGCGTGACGAGCCCGCTGCGCGGGCAGCGCTTTCCATGCGGCAACCTCGCTTTGGTAGAAAGCGCGCGGGACGCCCTTCGGGGCCGGGCAGATGGAACACGATGCGACGGCGTGCCTCAGCGGCGCGTTCGTCCGGAGAGCGGTGA
- the murG gene encoding undecaprenyldiphospho-muramoylpentapeptide beta-N-acetylglucosaminyltransferase, with protein sequence MHVVLAGGGTAGHIEPALALADALRRQDPTVGITALGTERGLETRLVPERGYELALIPAVPLPRKPTPELITVPGRLRGTIKAAEQILERTKADAVVGFGGYVALPGYLAAKRLGVPIIIHEANARPGLANKIGSRYAAKVAVSTPDSKLRDARYIGIPLRRSIATLDRAAARPEARHVFGLDPNLPTLLVSGGSQGARRLNEVVQQVAPYLQQAGIQILHAVGPKNELPQVQQMPGMPPYIPVPYVDRMDLAYAAADMMLCRAGAMTVAELSAVGLPAAYVPLPIGNGEQRLNAQPVVKAGGGLLVDDAELTPQWVQQNVLPVLADPHRLYEMSRAAGEFGRRDADELLVGMVYEAIAARRAHH encoded by the coding sequence GTGCATGTCGTACTCGCCGGTGGGGGGACCGCCGGCCACATCGAGCCCGCGCTCGCCCTCGCGGACGCCCTGCGCAGGCAGGACCCGACCGTGGGAATCACAGCTTTGGGCACGGAGCGCGGCCTGGAGACCCGACTCGTACCCGAGCGCGGGTACGAACTCGCGCTGATCCCCGCCGTACCGCTGCCACGCAAGCCCACCCCCGAGCTGATCACCGTCCCGGGCCGGCTGCGCGGCACGATCAAGGCGGCCGAGCAGATCCTGGAGCGCACCAAGGCGGACGCGGTCGTCGGCTTCGGCGGCTATGTCGCCCTGCCCGGCTATCTCGCGGCCAAGCGCCTCGGGGTGCCGATCATCATCCACGAGGCCAACGCCCGCCCCGGCCTCGCCAACAAGATCGGCTCGCGGTACGCCGCCAAGGTCGCCGTCTCCACCCCGGACAGCAAGCTGCGTGACGCCCGCTACATCGGCATCCCGCTGCGCCGCTCCATCGCCACCCTCGACCGGGCCGCCGCCCGCCCCGAGGCCCGGCACGTGTTCGGCCTCGACCCCAACCTGCCCACGCTGCTGGTCTCCGGCGGCTCCCAGGGCGCCCGCCGCCTCAACGAGGTGGTCCAGCAGGTCGCGCCCTACCTCCAGCAGGCCGGGATCCAGATCCTGCACGCGGTCGGTCCGAAGAACGAACTGCCGCAGGTGCAGCAGATGCCGGGAATGCCCCCGTACATCCCGGTACCGTACGTGGACCGGATGGACCTCGCGTACGCCGCGGCCGACATGATGCTCTGCCGCGCGGGCGCGATGACCGTCGCCGAACTCTCCGCCGTCGGGCTCCCAGCCGCTTACGTCCCGCTGCCCATCGGCAACGGCGAACAGCGGCTGAACGCCCAGCCGGTGGTCAAGGCCGGCGGCGGACTGCTGGTCGACGACGCGGAACTCACCCCCCAGTGGGTGCAGCAGAATGTCCTGCCCGTGCTCGCCGATCCGCACCGGCTGTACGAGATGTCCCGCGCCGCCGGCGAGTTCGGCCGCCGGGACGCCGACGAACTGCTCGTCGGCATGGTGTACGAGGCGATCGCCGCGCGTCGTGCACACCACTAG
- a CDS encoding cell division protein FtsQ/DivIB: MAGPTTAERGESQQESAGPPPVRRPRRPRLRTIIILAVVLVLIGAGSVWVLYGSKWLRVERVSVDGTRVLMPQQVLEAADVPVGAPLITVDTGAIEARLSRKLPRIDSVDVVRSWPHRIGLKVIERVPVLIVEKGGKFIEVDDEGVRFATVSDAPKGIPALELTLSRSGSSAASLRRFGEGRLVREAVRAAGAIPAAVARDTRTVKVSSYDDISLELNDGRTVAWGSAENGAAKARTLTALMKASPDARHFDVSVPTAPASSGS; this comes from the coding sequence GTGGCCGGACCGACGACCGCCGAACGCGGTGAAAGCCAGCAGGAGTCGGCCGGCCCGCCTCCGGTTCGCCGTCCGCGGCGACCGAGGCTTCGTACGATCATCATCCTGGCCGTGGTGCTGGTGCTCATCGGGGCCGGCTCGGTCTGGGTGCTCTACGGTTCGAAGTGGCTGCGGGTGGAGCGCGTATCGGTCGACGGAACACGGGTTCTGATGCCGCAACAGGTGCTCGAGGCCGCCGACGTGCCGGTCGGGGCGCCGCTGATTACCGTCGACACCGGTGCGATTGAGGCACGATTGAGCCGAAAATTGCCCCGAATTGACTCGGTTGACGTGGTCCGCTCGTGGCCCCATCGAATCGGGCTGAAAGTGATTGAGCGCGTTCCGGTTCTGATTGTCGAAAAGGGCGGAAAGTTCATCGAAGTGGACGATGAAGGCGTCCGATTCGCCACGGTTTCTGACGCCCCGAAAGGTATCCCCGCACTCGAATTGACGCTGTCCCGCAGCGGCTCCAGCGCCGCGAGCCTGCGGCGCTTCGGCGAGGGCCGACTGGTGCGCGAGGCCGTACGCGCGGCGGGTGCCATTCCGGCCGCCGTCGCCCGTGACACCCGGACCGTCAAGGTGAGTTCGTACGACGACATCTCACTGGAGTTGAACGACGGCCGCACCGTCGCGTGGGGGAGTGCGGAGAACGGCGCCGCGAAGGCGCGTACGCTCACCGCTCTCATGAAAGCATCGCCGGATGCGCGGCACTTCGATGTCAGCGTTCCCACCGCCCCGGCGTCATCGGGGAGTTGA
- the ftsZ gene encoding cell division protein FtsZ yields MAAPQNYLAVIKVIGVGGGGVNAINRMIEVGLKGVEFIAINTDAQALLMSDADVKLDVGRELTRGLGAGANPAVGRKAAEDHREEIEEVLKGADMVFVTAGEGGGTGTGGAPVVANIARTLGALTIGVVTRPFTFEGRRRANQAEDGIAELREEVDTLIVIPNDRLLSISDRQVSVLDAFKSADQVLLSGVQGITDLITTPGLINLDFADVKSVMSEAGSALMGIGSARGDDRAVAAAEMAISSPLLEASIDGARGVLLSISGGSDLGLFEINEAAQLVSEAAHPEANIIFGAVIDDALGDEVRVTVIAAGFDGGQPPSKRDNILGTSAPKREEPTPVRQTESRPSFGSLGSVKPKEEPEPPAPEPVNDIPVAPPVPPSRSYSDSAAEELDVPDFLK; encoded by the coding sequence GTGGCAGCACCGCAGAACTACCTCGCAGTCATCAAAGTCATCGGTGTCGGCGGCGGTGGTGTCAATGCCATCAACCGGATGATCGAGGTCGGTCTCAAGGGCGTCGAGTTCATCGCCATCAACACCGACGCGCAGGCGCTGTTGATGAGCGACGCCGACGTCAAGCTCGATGTCGGCCGCGAACTCACCCGCGGACTCGGGGCCGGAGCCAACCCGGCCGTGGGCCGCAAGGCGGCCGAGGATCACCGTGAGGAGATCGAGGAGGTCCTCAAGGGGGCCGACATGGTCTTCGTGACGGCCGGTGAAGGCGGCGGCACCGGCACCGGCGGCGCGCCCGTCGTGGCCAACATCGCCCGGACCCTCGGCGCCCTCACCATCGGCGTGGTCACGCGCCCGTTCACCTTCGAGGGACGGCGCCGCGCCAATCAGGCCGAGGACGGCATCGCCGAACTCCGCGAAGAGGTCGACACCCTCATCGTCATCCCGAACGACCGGCTGCTGTCCATCTCGGACCGCCAGGTCTCGGTGCTCGACGCCTTCAAGTCGGCCGACCAGGTCCTGCTCTCCGGTGTCCAGGGCATCACCGACCTCATCACCACGCCCGGCCTGATCAACCTCGACTTCGCCGACGTCAAGTCGGTCATGTCCGAGGCCGGTTCGGCCCTGATGGGCATCGGCTCCGCCCGCGGCGACGACCGCGCGGTGGCCGCCGCCGAGATGGCGATCTCCTCGCCGCTGCTGGAGGCATCCATCGACGGCGCCCGCGGCGTCCTGCTCTCCATCTCCGGCGGCTCCGACCTCGGCCTGTTCGAGATCAACGAGGCCGCCCAGCTGGTCAGCGAGGCCGCCCACCCCGAGGCCAACATCATCTTCGGCGCGGTGATCGACGACGCCCTCGGCGACGAGGTCCGGGTCACCGTGATCGCGGCCGGCTTCGACGGGGGCCAGCCGCCGTCCAAGCGGGACAACATCCTGGGCACCTCCGCGCCCAAGCGCGAAGAGCCGACTCCGGTACGGCAGACCGAGAGCCGTCCGTCCTTCGGCTCGCTCGGCAGCGTCAAGCCGAAGGAGGAGCCGGAGCCGCCCGCGCCCGAGCCGGTCAACGACATCCCGGTCGCCCCGCCGGTCCCGCCGTCCCGGTCCTACTCGGACAGCGCGGCCGAGGAGCTGGACGTGCCGGACTTCCTGAAGTGA